A single genomic interval of Nonomuraea rubra harbors:
- a CDS encoding serine/threonine-protein kinase, with protein sequence MTGWAPGSVVAGDFVVERELGRGGYGRVVLAQSRRSGTRYAIKRLVRAEPAEQGRLLAEAQRWVALPPHPHITACHFVRTVGEEVAVFSEYAPGGSLADRIGRRDLTGPEIQAIALQTAWGLDAVHAMGLLHLDMKPANVLFGADGLAKIADFGLAAGDSTTPAEHAQLEAVIDYVAGDLGETVKHLLWTQFGGGDATLAAVPSDATSAYASPEQAERRAAGPGADLWSWAVTVLEMYAGERTWPSGTVAPFVLDAIVRGRRQCRVPLPPAVTELLQACFALDPDDRPRSAGEAAAALHVPGLTPPERPSVLAVPRSRALGESGGWDDPRRYLHFAYEAAGRDPGEALAHWPRRGGGFSAQVLADLRAFQEASAVLRDAPATAQNVEVLARIEVHESRIRQALGDADGAIAHLESAAGLLDTGSAGHRTLRPWTLHWLAIALRRGNRLPEAISASDAAIAGADDLPDADEAARLRGSALLSKANTMNSAGAAAAETAVPLRAALTELRSSGDRRGQARVLAAMAAQREQEGDEAGATALWDEADALLAGPGAAGEEEPGDQGVQVVRALMAMNRAALATRMEAQLLHAERAVELLAPLVERHGRYDLSTELASACMKAGYAHEHLGRPQEALSAYRRGRKLYERVVLRDGRTDLADELSECLEFESTLTFELHGAEQALEPVGVAVDRWRRLVDLEGMEQWGRQLIRARVRLAVTLEDAGRPGALDVLDEAARDVAALGEDRTPQLIRQDAMIHRERGVVHRRAGDLQAAYDECREALLLADGAGPEPAVERVLILETLSAILSEAGHADEALHALATATGESERLASAGERDPAWLAASHRRLASLLLETGRLEESAEEAGTASALYAEVIAGRPDLRFDALRCAYLAGAALHMLGRVEQAADAYRQARGFGGDLRDDDLAMRRLTSNPAAARRYRERTAGLEVGEPDAAMLLRVLEGQIGDLDALLALRPDELDGRLAEIGTSMRNAGELGRGGLTQEASRLLEPLLGTTLWLSRTFRRDDVAVLAGELGLRLGVTSLHAQRDAPALRGFRSAVRSLGELADRPGGDAYRERWFDAHLGLATCLTVLGDHEGADEVGRTLDRQVRRWAPESVQYWRQRLSKTLEGLRG encoded by the coding sequence ATGACGGGCTGGGCTCCCGGGAGCGTCGTGGCCGGTGACTTCGTCGTCGAACGCGAGCTCGGCCGGGGCGGCTACGGGCGGGTGGTCCTGGCCCAGAGCCGCCGCTCCGGTACACGCTACGCCATCAAGCGGCTGGTCCGCGCCGAGCCGGCCGAGCAGGGGCGGCTCCTGGCGGAGGCGCAGCGCTGGGTCGCGCTGCCGCCGCATCCGCACATCACCGCCTGCCACTTCGTACGGACCGTCGGCGAGGAGGTCGCCGTCTTCAGCGAGTACGCACCCGGCGGCTCCCTGGCCGACCGCATCGGCCGCCGCGATCTCACCGGCCCCGAGATCCAGGCGATAGCCCTGCAGACGGCCTGGGGGCTGGACGCCGTACACGCGATGGGCCTGCTGCACCTGGACATGAAACCGGCGAACGTGCTGTTCGGCGCGGACGGCCTCGCCAAGATCGCTGACTTCGGCCTGGCCGCTGGAGACAGCACGACGCCGGCCGAGCACGCCCAGCTGGAAGCGGTGATCGACTACGTCGCGGGCGACCTGGGCGAGACCGTCAAGCACCTGCTGTGGACGCAGTTCGGCGGCGGGGACGCCACGCTCGCCGCCGTGCCCAGCGACGCCACGTCCGCGTACGCCTCCCCCGAGCAGGCCGAGCGGCGGGCGGCCGGCCCCGGAGCCGACCTGTGGAGCTGGGCGGTCACCGTGCTGGAGATGTACGCCGGCGAGCGGACGTGGCCGTCGGGCACCGTCGCCCCGTTCGTCCTCGACGCCATCGTGCGCGGCCGCCGGCAGTGCCGCGTGCCGCTGCCCCCAGCCGTCACGGAGCTGCTCCAGGCATGCTTCGCGCTCGACCCGGACGACAGGCCCCGCTCGGCTGGCGAGGCCGCGGCGGCGCTGCACGTGCCGGGGCTGACACCGCCGGAGCGGCCTTCCGTGCTCGCCGTGCCGCGCAGCAGGGCGCTCGGCGAGAGCGGCGGATGGGACGACCCGCGCCGCTACCTGCACTTCGCCTACGAGGCCGCAGGCCGCGATCCCGGAGAGGCGCTGGCGCACTGGCCACGGCGCGGAGGCGGGTTCAGCGCCCAGGTCCTGGCCGATCTGCGGGCCTTCCAGGAGGCGTCCGCGGTCCTGCGCGACGCTCCCGCCACTGCGCAGAACGTCGAGGTCCTGGCCCGGATCGAGGTGCACGAGTCGCGGATCAGGCAGGCGCTCGGCGACGCCGACGGCGCGATCGCGCACCTGGAGTCCGCGGCCGGCCTGCTGGACACCGGCTCGGCCGGGCATCGCACCCTGCGGCCGTGGACGCTCCACTGGCTGGCCATCGCCCTGCGCCGCGGCAACAGGCTCCCCGAGGCGATCAGCGCGAGCGACGCGGCGATCGCCGGCGCGGACGACCTCCCCGACGCGGACGAGGCCGCCCGGCTACGTGGCTCGGCACTGCTGAGCAAGGCGAACACCATGAATTCCGCCGGCGCCGCCGCCGCGGAGACCGCCGTGCCGCTGCGGGCCGCCCTCACGGAGCTGCGGTCATCGGGAGACAGGCGCGGACAGGCGCGGGTGCTGGCCGCCATGGCGGCCCAGCGCGAGCAGGAGGGCGACGAGGCCGGCGCCACGGCGCTCTGGGACGAAGCCGACGCCCTGCTCGCCGGCCCGGGAGCCGCCGGCGAGGAGGAGCCCGGCGACCAGGGCGTACAGGTGGTCCGGGCGCTCATGGCGATGAACCGCGCCGCCCTGGCCACGCGCATGGAGGCACAGCTCCTGCACGCGGAACGAGCCGTGGAGCTCCTGGCCCCGCTCGTCGAGCGGCACGGCCGCTACGACCTGTCCACCGAGCTCGCCTCCGCCTGCATGAAGGCCGGCTACGCCCACGAGCACCTGGGCAGGCCGCAGGAGGCGCTGTCGGCGTACCGGCGGGGGCGGAAGCTGTACGAGCGCGTGGTCCTGCGCGACGGCCGGACCGACCTGGCGGACGAGCTGAGCGAGTGCCTGGAGTTCGAGTCGACGCTGACCTTCGAGCTGCACGGTGCGGAGCAGGCGCTGGAGCCGGTCGGCGTGGCGGTCGACCGGTGGAGACGCCTGGTGGACCTGGAGGGGATGGAGCAGTGGGGCAGGCAGCTCATCAGAGCACGGGTACGCCTGGCCGTCACGCTGGAGGACGCCGGTCGTCCCGGCGCGCTGGACGTGCTCGACGAGGCCGCCCGGGACGTGGCCGCGCTCGGCGAGGACAGGACTCCGCAGCTCATCAGGCAGGACGCCATGATCCACCGGGAGCGGGGCGTCGTGCACCGCAGAGCCGGTGACCTGCAGGCCGCCTACGACGAGTGCCGCGAGGCCCTGCTCCTGGCGGACGGCGCGGGCCCCGAGCCGGCCGTCGAGCGGGTGCTCATCCTGGAGACGCTCAGCGCGATCCTGTCCGAGGCCGGCCACGCCGACGAGGCCCTGCACGCTCTGGCGACGGCCACCGGGGAGAGCGAGCGGCTGGCGTCGGCGGGCGAGCGCGACCCCGCCTGGCTGGCCGCCTCCCACCGCAGGCTGGCCTCGCTCCTGCTGGAGACGGGGCGGCTGGAGGAGTCCGCCGAGGAGGCGGGAACGGCGTCCGCGCTGTACGCCGAGGTCATCGCCGGACGTCCCGACCTGCGCTTCGACGCGCTGCGCTGCGCGTATCTGGCCGGAGCCGCGCTGCACATGCTGGGCAGGGTCGAGCAGGCGGCCGACGCCTACCGGCAGGCGCGCGGCTTCGGCGGAGACCTGCGTGACGACGATCTCGCGATGCGCCGGCTCACGAGCAATCCCGCCGCCGCGAGAAGGTACCGGGAACGTACGGCGGGGCTCGAGGTCGGCGAGCCCGACGCCGCCATGTTGCTGAGAGTGCTGGAAGGCCAGATCGGCGACCTCGACGCGCTGCTCGCGCTGCGGCCGGACGAACTGGACGGGCGGCTCGCCGAGATCGGGACGTCGATGCGGAACGCCGGCGAGCTCGGCCGCGGCGGCCTGACCCAGGAGGCCTCGCGCCTGCTCGAACCGCTGCTGGGGACGACGTTGTGGTTGAGCCGCACCTTCCGGCGCGACGACGTCGCCGTGCTCGCAGGGGAGCTCGGCCTGCGGCTGGGCGTCACGTCCCTGCACGCCCAGCGGGACGCCCCGGCCCTGCGCGGGTTCCGTTCGGCGGTGCGGAGCCTCGGCGAACTGGCCGACCGGCCGGGCGGGGACGCGTACCGCGAGCGCTGGTTCGACGCCCACCTCGGCCTCGCGACCTGCCTGACGGTCCTCGGCGACCACGAAGGCGCCGACGAGGTCGGGCGAACGCTCGACCGCCAGGTCCGCAGGTGGGCGCCGGAGTCGGTCCAGTACTGGCGGCAGCGGCTGAGCAAGACGCTGGAAGGGCTGAGGGGCTGA
- a CDS encoding ROK family transcriptional regulator yields the protein MKPPVHGTPRLMRAINDRAALRILLEKGPLTRPELSELTGLSKPTAFQLLARLQEAGLVVGDGVRAGQPGRTAEVYRVNGAAAYVVALDVTPERIGVQVADLTGAVVGETTSPAPASGPSGPSREGDLSQAGDLSQANGLSPEGGGLVERLRAAIAAARPPGPPHRVVIGVQGAVDPTTGRLDYATADDMPGWQIPDLVPTLTAGLCVPVDVENDVNLVALAEQAHGAATGCQDFVLLWAGEGLGAALVIGGRLHRGFFGGAGEVGYMPVPGAATARDGGRFADHGYQALAGGPAVHDLLRSYGVHGAGFRESVANAVRLAEGTGRAAEEAAAGLRTVAARIALGLATIASVVDPGLVVLAGSLVSAGGERLRDLVERELRVLDVERLRVRLSAVQGNPVLVGALDLALARVRDEVFGQTARDGGPAAPAHVRDRGIDGT from the coding sequence GTGAAGCCACCTGTCCACGGGACGCCGAGGCTGATGCGCGCGATCAACGACCGCGCCGCGCTCCGCATCCTGCTGGAGAAGGGGCCGCTGACCCGGCCCGAGCTGAGCGAGCTGACCGGACTGTCGAAGCCGACGGCGTTCCAGCTCCTGGCCCGGTTGCAGGAGGCGGGGCTGGTGGTCGGCGACGGCGTCCGGGCGGGGCAGCCCGGGCGCACGGCCGAGGTCTACCGGGTCAACGGGGCGGCGGCGTACGTGGTGGCACTGGACGTCACACCCGAGCGGATCGGCGTCCAGGTGGCCGACCTCACCGGCGCCGTCGTCGGCGAGACCACCTCACCCGCCCCCGCGTCCGGCCCGTCCGGCCCGTCACGCGAGGGCGACCTGTCGCAGGCGGGCGATCTGTCGCAGGCGAACGGCCTGTCACCCGAGGGCGGCGGGCTGGTCGAGCGGCTGCGGGCGGCGATCGCGGCGGCGCGGCCGCCAGGCCCGCCGCATCGCGTCGTCATCGGCGTGCAGGGCGCCGTCGACCCCACCACGGGCAGGCTCGACTACGCCACCGCCGACGACATGCCCGGCTGGCAGATCCCCGACCTGGTGCCCACGCTCACCGCCGGGCTCTGCGTCCCCGTGGACGTGGAGAACGACGTCAACCTCGTCGCCCTCGCCGAGCAGGCGCACGGCGCGGCGACCGGCTGTCAGGACTTCGTGCTGCTGTGGGCCGGCGAGGGCCTCGGCGCCGCTCTCGTGATCGGCGGGCGCCTGCACCGCGGCTTCTTCGGCGGCGCCGGCGAGGTCGGCTACATGCCCGTGCCCGGCGCCGCCACGGCCCGCGACGGCGGCCGGTTCGCCGACCACGGCTACCAGGCGCTGGCCGGCGGGCCCGCCGTCCACGACCTGCTGCGTTCGTACGGCGTGCACGGGGCCGGCTTCCGCGAGTCGGTGGCGAACGCCGTGCGCCTGGCCGAAGGCACCGGGCGAGCCGCCGAGGAGGCGGCAGCGGGCCTGCGCACGGTGGCCGCCCGGATCGCCCTCGGCCTGGCGACCATCGCCTCGGTCGTCGACCCCGGGCTCGTCGTGCTGGCCGGGAGCCTGGTGTCCGCCGGGGGCGAGCGGCTGCGCGACCTGGTCGAGCGCGAGCTGAGGGTGCTGGACGTGGAGCGCCTGCGGGTGCGGCTGTCGGCCGTCCAGGGGAACCCGGTGCTGGTGGGCGCGCTGGACCTGGCGCTCGCCCGGGTCAGGGACGAGGTGTTCGGGCAGACCGCCCGCGACGGCGGCCCGGCGGCGCCCGCTCACGTTCGTGATCGCGGCATTGACGGCACGTGA
- a CDS encoding glycoside hydrolase family 9 protein, with amino-acid sequence MRRLIPATLALALLAGVTTPAQAAAPGHIRVDQVGFGPEESKHAYLMTSGRAGRFTVVDRRGRVVLAGRAGPDRGSWNSRYPHVYDLDLTRLRTPGSYRIKAAGATSAEFEIGPSRNPAAGVLRFFGLQRDGAGAPRTPSHLNDRAASVYDWPEFTGPDTDQIKGELKRVGGPVDVEGGWFDAGDYLKFTHILAYVDTLLWAAQRDGKASGHALRDEAAHGLKYLDKMWDEESKTLYIQVGIGAGNAEGTFVGDHDIWRLPEADDGDDAEGHQFIRNRPVFRAAAPGQPISPNLAGRTAAAFALAAQLEPSPRRAAHLLDQAASVYAMARTTGVERLVTSLPHAFYPESVWRDDMQLGAAELALAAQRLRDPRAGRWLADSARWARGYLDEDQGDTLNLYDVSALAHADLLKAMRAAGGGATGATGAADAAGTTGTKGVTGATGGAGGLAVTEADLVAGLKAQLDAGARRAAGDPFRAGALYDTFDSVPHAFGLAATARLYRSATGDRAYDAFGTQQRNWALGANPWGVSFVAGAGENSIACPHHQIANITGKPATGAVVNGPNSAGLFEGGLGGHFEEMPPCPAGGVDRYAEFTGHGSRFVDDVRSWQASEPADDFAAIALYALMLT; translated from the coding sequence ATGAGAAGGCTGATCCCCGCGACGCTCGCGCTGGCGCTGCTGGCGGGCGTGACCACCCCCGCCCAGGCCGCCGCGCCCGGGCACATCCGGGTGGACCAGGTCGGTTTCGGGCCGGAGGAGAGTAAGCACGCCTACCTGATGACCAGCGGCCGGGCGGGGCGCTTCACCGTGGTGGACCGCCGCGGCCGGGTGGTGCTCGCGGGGCGGGCGGGGCCCGACCGGGGCTCGTGGAACAGCCGCTACCCGCACGTCTACGACCTCGACCTGACCCGGCTGCGCACTCCCGGCAGCTACCGGATCAAGGCCGCGGGGGCGACGTCGGCCGAGTTCGAGATCGGGCCGTCGCGGAATCCGGCGGCCGGGGTGCTGCGCTTCTTCGGCCTGCAGCGCGACGGCGCCGGCGCGCCCCGCACGCCGAGCCACCTCAACGACCGGGCCGCCTCCGTCTACGACTGGCCGGAGTTCACCGGCCCCGACACCGACCAGATCAAGGGCGAGCTGAAGAGGGTCGGGGGTCCGGTGGACGTCGAGGGCGGGTGGTTCGACGCGGGCGACTACCTCAAGTTCACCCACATCCTGGCGTACGTGGACACGCTCCTGTGGGCCGCCCAGCGGGACGGCAAGGCTTCCGGCCACGCCCTGCGCGACGAAGCAGCCCATGGGCTGAAATATCTGGACAAGATGTGGGATGAGGAGTCGAAGACGCTCTACATCCAGGTCGGCATCGGCGCCGGCAACGCCGAGGGCACGTTCGTCGGGGACCACGACATCTGGCGCCTGCCCGAGGCCGACGACGGCGACGACGCCGAAGGCCACCAGTTCATCCGCAACCGGCCGGTCTTCCGCGCCGCGGCCCCCGGTCAGCCCATCAGCCCGAACCTGGCCGGGCGCACCGCCGCCGCCTTCGCCCTGGCCGCGCAGCTCGAACCGTCCCCCCGTCGCGCCGCCCACCTGCTCGACCAGGCCGCCTCCGTCTACGCGATGGCCAGGACCACCGGCGTGGAGCGGCTGGTCACCTCCCTGCCGCACGCGTTCTACCCCGAGAGCGTCTGGCGCGACGACATGCAGCTCGGCGCCGCCGAGCTGGCCCTGGCCGCGCAGCGCCTGCGCGACCCGCGCGCCGGGCGGTGGCTGGCGGACTCGGCCCGCTGGGCGCGTGGCTATCTCGACGAGGATCAGGGCGACACGCTCAACCTGTACGACGTGAGCGCCCTGGCCCACGCCGACCTCCTCAAGGCCATGCGGGCCGCCGGGGGCGGTGCCACGGGCGCGACCGGCGCGGCCGACGCGGCCGGGACGACCGGGACGAAGGGCGTGACCGGGGCGACCGGTGGGGCAGGCGGGCTGGCCGTGACCGAGGCCGACCTGGTGGCCGGGCTGAAGGCGCAGCTCGACGCCGGTGCGCGCCGCGCCGCCGGGGACCCGTTCCGCGCCGGAGCGCTGTACGACACGTTCGACTCGGTCCCGCACGCTTTCGGCCTGGCCGCCACCGCCCGCCTGTACAGGTCGGCGACCGGCGACCGCGCCTACGACGCCTTCGGCACGCAGCAGCGCAACTGGGCGCTCGGCGCGAACCCGTGGGGCGTGTCCTTCGTCGCCGGAGCGGGCGAGAACTCGATCGCCTGCCCCCACCACCAGATCGCCAACATCACCGGCAAGCCCGCTACGGGCGCGGTCGTCAACGGGCCCAACAGCGCCGGGCTGTTCGAGGGCGGCCTGGGCGGGCACTTCGAGGAGATGCCGCCCTGCCCGGCCGGCGGGGTGGACCGCTACGCCGAGTTCACCGGGCACGGCAGCCGCTTCGTCGACGACGTACGCTCCTGGCAGGCCTCCGAGCCGGCCGACGACTTCGCGGCGATCGCCCTGTACGCTCTCATGCTGACGTGA
- a CDS encoding N-acetylglucosamine kinase, with the protein MRTILAVDGGNSKTDLALVGEDGTVLATGRAGPFVPQSAGVAAAADVVEHGARALRDGMAAPYADVLAAYLAGADFPAEEEALRAEFEGRGCAGAVSVANDTFAVLRAGASEPWGVVVVCGAGMNAAGVSPSGEVARFPAVGRWSGDWGGGEDLATWTLWHAARMEDGRGPATALAELVVTRFGTASVAEVVHALHFGELDPARLHELVPGLFEVAAGGDAVARELVARQAEEVAVMARVCLERLGLLDTPAEVVLGGSVLAARDPYLHGLIEAAIGASAPLARVVVSALPPVAGAALAGLDLLGADGSARTRVRDHFRRSG; encoded by the coding sequence GTGAGGACGATCCTGGCGGTGGACGGCGGCAACAGCAAGACCGACCTCGCGCTGGTGGGCGAGGACGGCACCGTGCTCGCCACGGGGCGGGCCGGGCCCTTCGTGCCGCAGAGCGCCGGGGTGGCCGCCGCGGCCGACGTGGTGGAGCATGGGGCCAGGGCGCTGCGCGACGGCATGGCCGCGCCGTACGCCGACGTGCTGGCCGCCTACCTGGCCGGAGCCGACTTCCCCGCCGAGGAGGAGGCGCTGCGCGCGGAGTTCGAAGGGCGCGGGTGCGCGGGCGCGGTGTCGGTGGCCAACGACACCTTCGCGGTGCTGCGCGCGGGCGCGTCCGAGCCGTGGGGCGTCGTCGTGGTGTGCGGGGCGGGCATGAACGCCGCCGGGGTCTCGCCGTCCGGCGAGGTGGCCCGCTTCCCCGCGGTCGGCAGGTGGAGCGGCGACTGGGGCGGCGGCGAGGACCTGGCCACCTGGACGCTCTGGCACGCCGCCCGCATGGAGGACGGGCGCGGCCCGGCCACGGCGCTGGCCGAGCTGGTCGTCACGCGGTTCGGCACGGCGAGCGTCGCGGAGGTCGTGCACGCTCTGCACTTCGGCGAGCTGGACCCGGCCCGGCTGCACGAGCTGGTGCCCGGGCTGTTCGAGGTCGCGGCCGGCGGCGACGCCGTGGCCAGGGAGCTGGTGGCCCGGCAGGCGGAGGAGGTGGCCGTGATGGCCCGGGTGTGCCTGGAGCGGCTCGGCCTGCTGGACACGCCCGCCGAGGTCGTGCTCGGGGGCAGCGTGCTGGCCGCGCGGGACCCGTACCTGCACGGCCTGATCGAGGCCGCGATCGGGGCGAGCGCGCCGCTCGCGCGGGTCGTGGTCAGCGCCCTGCCGCCTGTCGCGGGCGCCGCCCTGGCCGGGCTGGACCTGCTCGGCGCGGACGGGTCCGCGCGAACCAGAGTTCGTGATCACTTCAGGAGGAGCGGATGA